In Tursiops truncatus isolate mTurTru1 chromosome 19, mTurTru1.mat.Y, whole genome shotgun sequence, a genomic segment contains:
- the PRX gene encoding periaxin isoform X2, with protein MVVPGALGVPADLAPVDVEFSFPKFSRLRRGLKVEAVKGPVPAAPTRRRLQLPRLRVREVAEEAQVARLAAAAPPPRKAKAEAEGAAGARFTAPQVELVGPRLPGAEVGVPQVAAPKGEVAPAAEVVSGFALHLPTLGLGAPAAPAVEPAAGGIQVPQVELPTLPSLPTLPTLPCLETREGAAVVTVPTLDVAAPTVEVDLALPGAEVEARVEAPEVALKMPRLSFPRFGARAKEVAEAKVAKGSPEARVKGPKLRMPTFGLSLLEPRPAAPEAVESKLKLPTIKMPSFGIGVSPPEAKEAKGPEVKLPKAPDVKLPKMPEAALPDVRLPEVELPKVSEMKLPKVPEMAVPEVRLPEVQLPKVPEVKLPKVPEIAVPEVQLPKVPELKLPKVPEMKCPEMKLPKVPEMAVPEVRLPEVQLPKVSEIKLPKLPEMVVPDVHLPEVQLPKVSEMKVPEMKLPKVPEMVVPDVHLPEVQLPKVSELKLPKLPEMVVPDVHLPEVQLPKVSEMRLPEVQAPKVPDVHLPKAPEVKLPKAPEVQLKAARAEEAEGVESGFKMSKMTMPKLGRAESPSRGKPDEASAEVLGKLVTLPCLKPEMGSEARVGVPPLTLPSVELDLPGAFGLEGQVPAADVGKVEQSEAPGVVAGVREVAFWLPSVEIVTPQLPTVEAEERQVEVTEVKVKPSSKFSLPKFGLSGPKVTKAEAEGAGRAAKLKVSKFAISLPKARVGTEAEARGTGEAGLLPALDLSIPQLSLDSHLPTGKVEVAGTDAKLKGSRFSLPKFGVRGRDSEAGELVPGATELEGKSRGWDARVKMPKLKMPSFGLARGKEAEIQGGRVSPGEKPESTAVQLKIPEVELVTLGAQEEGQMSATRQVGTEGQDGGPRGPLCISLPQVELPSFGEADLGAPPGQQAKNAPPPAEGTPGYRIQVPQVTLSLPGAQVVGGEPPEGEGVFKMPAVTVPQLELDVGLSREGQAGEAATGEGGLRLKMPTLGARDAAGGEGPGDQPPGAECTFRLSLPDLELSPPAVGSHAEYQVSEGEGDAGHKLKVRLPRFSLARAKEGVEESEKAKNPKLRLPRVGFSQSEAASGEGSPSPEDEEEEGCGEGASGRRGRVRVRLPRVGLTTPSKAPRGQEGEAAPKSPGGEKSPKFRFPRVSLSPKAQEEGGFRVRLPNVGFSETGPPGPTRMEGAQAAVI; from the coding sequence atggtgGTGCCCGGGGCCCTGGGGGTCCCTGCAGACCTGGCCCCTGTTGACGTCGAATTCTCCTTTCCCAAGTTCTCCCGTCTGCGTCGAGGCCTCAAAGTCGAGGCTGTCAAAGGTCCTGTCCCAGCTGCCCCCACCCGCCGGCGCCTCCAGCTGCCTCGGCTACGTGTCCGAGAAGTGGCCGAAGAGGCCCAGGTAGCCCGACTGGCCGCTGCAGCTCCTCCCCCCAGGAAGGCCAAAGCAGAGGCCGAGGGGGCTGCAGGAGCCCGATTCACAGCTCCCCAGGTGGAGCTGGTTGGGCCTCGGCTGCCGGGTGCTGAGGTGGGTGTCCCCCAGGTCGCAGCCCCCAAGGGGGAGGTGGCCCCTGCAGCAGAGGTAGTCAGTGGCTTTGCCCTCCACTTGCCAACCCTTGGGCTGGGAGCCCCAGCTGCACCTGCTGTGGAACCTGCGGCTGGAGGGATCCAGGTCCCACAAGTAGAGCTGCCCACCTTGCCCTCGCTACCCACTCTGCCCACACTTCCCTGTCTGGAGACCCGGGAAGGGGCTGCGGTAGTGACGGTGCCCACCCTGGACGTGGCAGCGCCTACAGTGGAGGTGGACCTGGCCTTGCCTGGTGCAGAGGTGGAAGCCCGAGTAGAGGCGCCTGAGGTGGCCCTGAAGATGCCCCGCCTCAGTTTCCCCCGCTTTGGGGCTCGAGCAAAAGAAGTTGCCGAGGCCAAGGTGGCCAAGGGCAGCCCTGAGGCCAGGGTGAAGGGGCCTAAACTTCGAATGCCCACCTTTGGGCTTTCTCTCCTGGAGCCCCGGCCCGCTGCCCCTGAAGCCGTTGAGAGCAAGCTGAAGCTGCCCACCATCAAGATGCCCTCCTTTGGCATCGGGGTCTCGCCGCCCGAGGCCAAGGAGGCCAAGGGGCCTGAGGTGAAGCTCCCCAAGGCCCCAGACGTCAAGCTCCCCAAAATGCCCGAGGCGGCCCTTCCAGATGTGCGACTCCCAGAGGTGGAGCTCCCCAAAGTGTCAGAGATGAAACTCCCAAAGGTGCCGGAGATGGCCGTGCCAGAGGTGAGGCTTCCAGAGGTGCAGCTGCCGAAAGTCCCTGAGGTGAAACTCCCAAAGGTGCCGGAGATAGCCGTGCCCGAAGTGCAGCTCCCGAAAGTTCCGGAGCTGAAGCTGCCGAAGGTACCCGAGATGAAATGCCCCGAAATGAAGCTCCCGAAGGTGCCCGAGATGGCTGTGCCAGAGGTGCGACTCCCAGAGGTACAGCTGCCAAAAGTCTCGGAGATAAAACTCCCCAAGTTGCCCGAGATGGTCGTGCCGGACGTGCACCTCCCGGAAGTGCAGCTGCCAAAGGTGTCGGAGATGAAAGTCCCCGAGATGAAGCTCCCGAAGGTGCCCGAGATGGTCGTGCCGGACGTGCACCTCCCGGAAGTGCAGCTGCCAAAGGTCTCAGAGCTAAAACTCCCCAAGTTGCCCGAGATGGTCGTGCCGGACGTGCACCTCCCGGAAGTGCAGCTGCCAAAGGTGTCGGAGATGCGGCTGCCGGAAGTGCAGGCGCCAAAGGTCCCGGATGTGCATCTGCCGAAGGCACCTGAGGTGAAGCTGCCCAAGGCTCCGGAGGTGCAGCTAAAAGCTGCCAgggcagaggaagcagaggggGTGGAATCTGGCTTCAAGATGTCCAAGATGACCATGCCCAAGCTAGGGAGGGCAGAGTCCCCATCTCGCGGCAAGCCAGATGAGGCAAGTGCTGAGGTCTTGGGGAAGCTGGTGACACTTCCCTGTCTGAAGCCAGAGATGGGCAGCGAGGCTCGTGTGGGCGTCCCCCCTCTCACACTGCCCTCAGTGGAACTAGACCTGCCCGGGGCCTTCGGCCTGGAGGGGCAGGTCCCAGCAGCCGACGTGGGCAAGGTGGAGCAGTCAGAAGCCCCTGGGGTGGTAGCAGGGGTCAGGGAAGTGGCCTTCTGGTTGCCCTCCGTTGAGATTGTCACGCCACAGCTGCCCACAGTGGAGGCTGAGGAAAGGCAGGTAGAGGTGACAGAGGTGAAAGTCAAGCCTTCCTCCAAGTTCTCCCTGCCCAAGTTTGGACTCTCGGGGCCAAAGGTGACCAAGGCAGAGGCTGAGGGGGCCGGACGAGCCGCCAAGCTAAAGGTGTCCAAGTTTGCCATCTCACTCCCCAAGGCTCGGGTGGGCACCGAGGCGGAGGCCAGAGGGACGGGGGAGGCAGGCCTGCTGCCCGCCCTCGATCTGTCCATCCCACAGCTCAGCCTGGATTCCCATCTGCCCACAGGCAAGGTGGAGGTGGCAGGGACTGACGCCAAGCTCAAGGGGTCCAGGTTCAGCCTGCCCAAGTTTGGGGTCAGAGGCCGGGACAGCGAGGCAGGAGAACTAGTGCCAGGGGCGACTGAGTTGGAGGGCAAGAGCAGGGGTTGGGATGCGAGGGTGAAGATGCCCAAGCTGAAGATGCCCTCCTTTGGGCTGGCTcgagggaaggaagcagaaatcCAGGGGGGGCGAGTCAGCCCCGGGGAAAAGCCAGAGTCCACGGCTGTGCAGCTTAAGATCCCTGAGGTGGAATTGGTTACTCTGGGGGCCCAGGAGGAAGGGCAAATGTCCGCAACCAGGCAGGTGGGCACTGAGGGCCAGGATGGGGGGCCGAGGGGGCCGCTCTGCATCTCCCTGCCCCAGGTGGAGCTGCCCAGCTTTGGGGAGGCTGACCTGGGTGCCCCCCCCGGGCAGCAGGCCAAGAATGCACCTCCTCCAGCAGAGGGCACCCCAGGCTATAGGATCCAGGTGCCTCAGGTGACCTTGTCTCTACCTGGAGCCCAGGTGGTGGGTGGTGAGCCGCCCGAGGGTGAGGGTGTCTTCAAGATGCCCGCTGTGACAGTGCCCCAGCTTGAGCTGGATGTGGGGCTGAGCCGAGAGGGGCAGGCGGGTGAGGCAGCCACAGGTGAGGGCGGGCTGAGGCTGAAGATGCCGACGCTGGGGGCTAGAGATGCGGCGGGGGGTGAGGGGCCTGGGGACCAGCCCCCAGGGGCCGAGTGCACCTTCCGCCTCTCGCTGCCTGACCTGGAGCTCTCCCCGCCCGCTGTGGGCAGCCATGCTGAGTACCAGGTGTCTGAGGGCGAGGGGGATGCCGGACACAAGCTCAAGGTGCGGCTGCCCCGGTTCAGCCTGGCACGGGCCAAGGAGGGGGTCGAGGAGTCCGAGAAGGCCAAGAACCCAAAACTCAGGCTGCCCCGCGTGGGCTTCAGCCAGAGCGAGGCGGCCAGTGGGGAAGGCTCCCCCAGCCCCGAGGACGAGGAAGAGGAGGGCTGCGGGGAAGGGGCCTCCGGGCGCCGGGGCCGCGTCCGCGTCCGCTTGCCCCGTGTGGGCCTGACTACCCCCTCCAAGGCCCCTCGGGGGCAGGAGGGCGAGGCGGCCCCCAAGTCACCTGGAGGGGAGAAGTCACCCAAGTTCCGCTTCCCCCGGGTGTCCCTAAGCCCCAAGGCCCAGGAGGAAGGTGGATTCCGGGTCCGGCTGCCCAACGTGGGGTTTTCGGAGACGGGGCCTCCAGGCCCCACGAGGATGGAGGGGGCTCAGGCTGCCGTCATCTGA
- the PRX gene encoding periaxin isoform X1 gives MEARSQSAEELRRAELVEIIVETEAQTGVSGINVAGGGKEGIFVRELREDSPAARSLSLQEGDQLLSARVFFENFKYEDALRLLQCAEPYKVSFCLKRTVPTGDLALRPGTVAGYEIKGPRAKVAKLNIQSLSPVKKKKMVVPGALGVPADLAPVDVEFSFPKFSRLRRGLKVEAVKGPVPAAPTRRRLQLPRLRVREVAEEAQVARLAAAAPPPRKAKAEAEGAAGARFTAPQVELVGPRLPGAEVGVPQVAAPKGEVAPAAEVVSGFALHLPTLGLGAPAAPAVEPAAGGIQVPQVELPTLPSLPTLPTLPCLETREGAAVVTVPTLDVAAPTVEVDLALPGAEVEARVEAPEVALKMPRLSFPRFGARAKEVAEAKVAKGSPEARVKGPKLRMPTFGLSLLEPRPAAPEAVESKLKLPTIKMPSFGIGVSPPEAKEAKGPEVKLPKAPDVKLPKMPEAALPDVRLPEVELPKVSEMKLPKVPEMAVPEVRLPEVQLPKVPEVKLPKVPEIAVPEVQLPKVPELKLPKVPEMKCPEMKLPKVPEMAVPEVRLPEVQLPKVSEIKLPKLPEMVVPDVHLPEVQLPKVSEMKVPEMKLPKVPEMVVPDVHLPEVQLPKVSELKLPKLPEMVVPDVHLPEVQLPKVSEMRLPEVQAPKVPDVHLPKAPEVKLPKAPEVQLKAARAEEAEGVESGFKMSKMTMPKLGRAESPSRGKPDEASAEVLGKLVTLPCLKPEMGSEARVGVPPLTLPSVELDLPGAFGLEGQVPAADVGKVEQSEAPGVVAGVREVAFWLPSVEIVTPQLPTVEAEERQVEVTEVKVKPSSKFSLPKFGLSGPKVTKAEAEGAGRAAKLKVSKFAISLPKARVGTEAEARGTGEAGLLPALDLSIPQLSLDSHLPTGKVEVAGTDAKLKGSRFSLPKFGVRGRDSEAGELVPGATELEGKSRGWDARVKMPKLKMPSFGLARGKEAEIQGGRVSPGEKPESTAVQLKIPEVELVTLGAQEEGQMSATRQVGTEGQDGGPRGPLCISLPQVELPSFGEADLGAPPGQQAKNAPPPAEGTPGYRIQVPQVTLSLPGAQVVGGEPPEGEGVFKMPAVTVPQLELDVGLSREGQAGEAATGEGGLRLKMPTLGARDAAGGEGPGDQPPGAECTFRLSLPDLELSPPAVGSHAEYQVSEGEGDAGHKLKVRLPRFSLARAKEGVEESEKAKNPKLRLPRVGFSQSEAASGEGSPSPEDEEEEGCGEGASGRRGRVRVRLPRVGLTTPSKAPRGQEGEAAPKSPGGEKSPKFRFPRVSLSPKAQEEGGFRVRLPNVGFSETGPPGPTRMEGAQAAVI, from the exons GGGACCAGCTGCTGAGCGCCCGAGTGTTCTTCGAGAACTTCAAGTACGAGGACGCACTACGCCTGCTGCAATGCGCCGAGCCTTACAAGGTCTCCTTCTGCCTGAAGCGCACTGTGCCCACCGGGGACCTGGCGCTGCGGCCTGGGACCGTGGCCGGCTACGAGATCAAGGGCCCGCGGGCCAAGGTGGCCAAGCTG aacATCCAGAGTCTGTCCCctgtgaagaagaagaagatggtgGTGCCCGGGGCCCTGGGGGTCCCTGCAGACCTGGCCCCTGTTGACGTCGAATTCTCCTTTCCCAAGTTCTCCCGTCTGCGTCGAGGCCTCAAAGTCGAGGCTGTCAAAGGTCCTGTCCCAGCTGCCCCCACCCGCCGGCGCCTCCAGCTGCCTCGGCTACGTGTCCGAGAAGTGGCCGAAGAGGCCCAGGTAGCCCGACTGGCCGCTGCAGCTCCTCCCCCCAGGAAGGCCAAAGCAGAGGCCGAGGGGGCTGCAGGAGCCCGATTCACAGCTCCCCAGGTGGAGCTGGTTGGGCCTCGGCTGCCGGGTGCTGAGGTGGGTGTCCCCCAGGTCGCAGCCCCCAAGGGGGAGGTGGCCCCTGCAGCAGAGGTAGTCAGTGGCTTTGCCCTCCACTTGCCAACCCTTGGGCTGGGAGCCCCAGCTGCACCTGCTGTGGAACCTGCGGCTGGAGGGATCCAGGTCCCACAAGTAGAGCTGCCCACCTTGCCCTCGCTACCCACTCTGCCCACACTTCCCTGTCTGGAGACCCGGGAAGGGGCTGCGGTAGTGACGGTGCCCACCCTGGACGTGGCAGCGCCTACAGTGGAGGTGGACCTGGCCTTGCCTGGTGCAGAGGTGGAAGCCCGAGTAGAGGCGCCTGAGGTGGCCCTGAAGATGCCCCGCCTCAGTTTCCCCCGCTTTGGGGCTCGAGCAAAAGAAGTTGCCGAGGCCAAGGTGGCCAAGGGCAGCCCTGAGGCCAGGGTGAAGGGGCCTAAACTTCGAATGCCCACCTTTGGGCTTTCTCTCCTGGAGCCCCGGCCCGCTGCCCCTGAAGCCGTTGAGAGCAAGCTGAAGCTGCCCACCATCAAGATGCCCTCCTTTGGCATCGGGGTCTCGCCGCCCGAGGCCAAGGAGGCCAAGGGGCCTGAGGTGAAGCTCCCCAAGGCCCCAGACGTCAAGCTCCCCAAAATGCCCGAGGCGGCCCTTCCAGATGTGCGACTCCCAGAGGTGGAGCTCCCCAAAGTGTCAGAGATGAAACTCCCAAAGGTGCCGGAGATGGCCGTGCCAGAGGTGAGGCTTCCAGAGGTGCAGCTGCCGAAAGTCCCTGAGGTGAAACTCCCAAAGGTGCCGGAGATAGCCGTGCCCGAAGTGCAGCTCCCGAAAGTTCCGGAGCTGAAGCTGCCGAAGGTACCCGAGATGAAATGCCCCGAAATGAAGCTCCCGAAGGTGCCCGAGATGGCTGTGCCAGAGGTGCGACTCCCAGAGGTACAGCTGCCAAAAGTCTCGGAGATAAAACTCCCCAAGTTGCCCGAGATGGTCGTGCCGGACGTGCACCTCCCGGAAGTGCAGCTGCCAAAGGTGTCGGAGATGAAAGTCCCCGAGATGAAGCTCCCGAAGGTGCCCGAGATGGTCGTGCCGGACGTGCACCTCCCGGAAGTGCAGCTGCCAAAGGTCTCAGAGCTAAAACTCCCCAAGTTGCCCGAGATGGTCGTGCCGGACGTGCACCTCCCGGAAGTGCAGCTGCCAAAGGTGTCGGAGATGCGGCTGCCGGAAGTGCAGGCGCCAAAGGTCCCGGATGTGCATCTGCCGAAGGCACCTGAGGTGAAGCTGCCCAAGGCTCCGGAGGTGCAGCTAAAAGCTGCCAgggcagaggaagcagaggggGTGGAATCTGGCTTCAAGATGTCCAAGATGACCATGCCCAAGCTAGGGAGGGCAGAGTCCCCATCTCGCGGCAAGCCAGATGAGGCAAGTGCTGAGGTCTTGGGGAAGCTGGTGACACTTCCCTGTCTGAAGCCAGAGATGGGCAGCGAGGCTCGTGTGGGCGTCCCCCCTCTCACACTGCCCTCAGTGGAACTAGACCTGCCCGGGGCCTTCGGCCTGGAGGGGCAGGTCCCAGCAGCCGACGTGGGCAAGGTGGAGCAGTCAGAAGCCCCTGGGGTGGTAGCAGGGGTCAGGGAAGTGGCCTTCTGGTTGCCCTCCGTTGAGATTGTCACGCCACAGCTGCCCACAGTGGAGGCTGAGGAAAGGCAGGTAGAGGTGACAGAGGTGAAAGTCAAGCCTTCCTCCAAGTTCTCCCTGCCCAAGTTTGGACTCTCGGGGCCAAAGGTGACCAAGGCAGAGGCTGAGGGGGCCGGACGAGCCGCCAAGCTAAAGGTGTCCAAGTTTGCCATCTCACTCCCCAAGGCTCGGGTGGGCACCGAGGCGGAGGCCAGAGGGACGGGGGAGGCAGGCCTGCTGCCCGCCCTCGATCTGTCCATCCCACAGCTCAGCCTGGATTCCCATCTGCCCACAGGCAAGGTGGAGGTGGCAGGGACTGACGCCAAGCTCAAGGGGTCCAGGTTCAGCCTGCCCAAGTTTGGGGTCAGAGGCCGGGACAGCGAGGCAGGAGAACTAGTGCCAGGGGCGACTGAGTTGGAGGGCAAGAGCAGGGGTTGGGATGCGAGGGTGAAGATGCCCAAGCTGAAGATGCCCTCCTTTGGGCTGGCTcgagggaaggaagcagaaatcCAGGGGGGGCGAGTCAGCCCCGGGGAAAAGCCAGAGTCCACGGCTGTGCAGCTTAAGATCCCTGAGGTGGAATTGGTTACTCTGGGGGCCCAGGAGGAAGGGCAAATGTCCGCAACCAGGCAGGTGGGCACTGAGGGCCAGGATGGGGGGCCGAGGGGGCCGCTCTGCATCTCCCTGCCCCAGGTGGAGCTGCCCAGCTTTGGGGAGGCTGACCTGGGTGCCCCCCCCGGGCAGCAGGCCAAGAATGCACCTCCTCCAGCAGAGGGCACCCCAGGCTATAGGATCCAGGTGCCTCAGGTGACCTTGTCTCTACCTGGAGCCCAGGTGGTGGGTGGTGAGCCGCCCGAGGGTGAGGGTGTCTTCAAGATGCCCGCTGTGACAGTGCCCCAGCTTGAGCTGGATGTGGGGCTGAGCCGAGAGGGGCAGGCGGGTGAGGCAGCCACAGGTGAGGGCGGGCTGAGGCTGAAGATGCCGACGCTGGGGGCTAGAGATGCGGCGGGGGGTGAGGGGCCTGGGGACCAGCCCCCAGGGGCCGAGTGCACCTTCCGCCTCTCGCTGCCTGACCTGGAGCTCTCCCCGCCCGCTGTGGGCAGCCATGCTGAGTACCAGGTGTCTGAGGGCGAGGGGGATGCCGGACACAAGCTCAAGGTGCGGCTGCCCCGGTTCAGCCTGGCACGGGCCAAGGAGGGGGTCGAGGAGTCCGAGAAGGCCAAGAACCCAAAACTCAGGCTGCCCCGCGTGGGCTTCAGCCAGAGCGAGGCGGCCAGTGGGGAAGGCTCCCCCAGCCCCGAGGACGAGGAAGAGGAGGGCTGCGGGGAAGGGGCCTCCGGGCGCCGGGGCCGCGTCCGCGTCCGCTTGCCCCGTGTGGGCCTGACTACCCCCTCCAAGGCCCCTCGGGGGCAGGAGGGCGAGGCGGCCCCCAAGTCACCTGGAGGGGAGAAGTCACCCAAGTTCCGCTTCCCCCGGGTGTCCCTAAGCCCCAAGGCCCAGGAGGAAGGTGGATTCCGGGTCCGGCTGCCCAACGTGGGGTTTTCGGAGACGGGGCCTCCAGGCCCCACGAGGATGGAGGGGGCTCAGGCTGCCGTCATCTGA